A genome region from Flavobacterium sp. CFS9 includes the following:
- a CDS encoding glycerophosphodiester phosphodiesterase family protein gives MNTTKALRISLLLTITIAFQSCCVKENAIVAHRGAWKKNNLPENSIAALRHAIDLKLPGSEFDVWRTADDSLVINHDAHYNKLLIEETNYADLIKFTLSNGEKLPTLYEYIAEGRRNNKRTLLVCEIKPSEISKERGRKTALRTVETIQKLKAAKNTCYISFDYEMLKQIREVDTKASLQYLEGNKSPKEVKADRINGVDYHYSVFKKHPEWIKEAKEYKVILNAWTVNEAADMDWIIDHKFNYITTNEPELLEQRIKQKK, from the coding sequence ATGAATACTACTAAAGCACTTCGGATATCATTACTTTTAACAATAACAATTGCTTTTCAGTCCTGCTGTGTGAAAGAAAATGCAATAGTGGCACATCGCGGAGCATGGAAAAAGAACAATCTCCCTGAAAATTCTATAGCCGCTTTAAGACATGCCATCGACTTAAAACTTCCCGGTTCAGAGTTTGACGTATGGAGAACAGCCGATGATTCACTTGTAATCAATCATGATGCACATTATAACAAATTGCTGATTGAGGAAACCAATTATGCCGATCTTATAAAGTTTACACTTTCAAACGGAGAGAAGCTTCCAACCTTGTACGAGTATATTGCTGAAGGTAGGAGAAATAATAAACGTACACTTTTGGTTTGCGAAATAAAACCTTCGGAAATAAGTAAAGAAAGAGGAAGAAAAACGGCATTGAGAACCGTAGAAACAATTCAAAAACTTAAAGCAGCTAAAAATACCTGCTACATTAGTTTTGATTACGAAATGCTGAAGCAAATCAGAGAAGTCGATACCAAAGCAAGTTTGCAGTATCTTGAAGGAAACAAATCTCCAAAAGAAGTTAAAGCAGATCGTATCAACGGTGTTGATTATCATTATTCAGTATTTAAGAAGCATCCGGAATGGATCAAAGAAGCCAAAGAGTATAAAGTTATTTTAAATGCCTGGACAGTAAACGAAGCGGCCGATATGGACTGGATAATTGATCATAAATTCAATTACATCACGACCAATGAACCTGAGTTGTTAGAACAAAGGATAAAACAGAAAAAATAG
- a CDS encoding family 43 glycosylhydrolase, giving the protein MKKRYVVAVMLMLVGVSNTILAQNTKIPGKTEWFDPNKKATTYCNPINIGYNYTTENHNGIPESRRSSADPVIITFKGEYYLFATNQAGYFWSKDMSDWKFVYGSFQRKPADDDQCAPAAWVVNDTLFYVGSTWKRDHPIWKTADPKSGQWLRHVDKAMLPTWDPAIFQDDDKKVYMYYGSSGKLPLVGVEVDYNTWLPKGNQAAYEKLYKATEVEDIQRAYGEIKEVAGLDPANHGWERFGPNNDMEPAPWGNFIEGAWMTKHNGKYYMQYGAPATEFKGYANGVHVGNSPLGPFTYQKHNPMSYKPGGFVIGAGHGNTFADNYGNYWNTGTCKISIKDRFERRIDLFPAGFDKDDVMYSITSYGDFPIVLPTKKRNQEKGASSGWMLLSYKKPVIVSSSEECMEVETHRMDNGGKKVYERFCYGAVNLTDENIQTYWSAKTADPGEWLQLDLGRQMQINALQINYADHKATQFNKAMDIYYQYKIFMSDDAVNWKLVVDKSKNAKDVPHDYVELTKAIKARYIKMVNVHNASGLFAISDFRVFGNGLTEKPQQVLDFKVDRNTADARNAMISWKKQANATGYNIYYGIAPDKLYNSIMVYDESSYDFRGLDNGTAYYFTIEAFNENGIGAKNELLEVK; this is encoded by the coding sequence ATGAAAAAAAGATATGTAGTAGCTGTTATGCTGATGCTTGTTGGAGTAAGCAATACAATACTCGCACAAAACACTAAAATTCCCGGTAAAACAGAATGGTTTGACCCCAATAAAAAAGCAACAACCTACTGTAATCCAATCAATATTGGATACAATTATACTACTGAAAATCACAATGGTATTCCGGAATCCCGACGTTCCAGTGCCGATCCGGTAATTATTACCTTCAAAGGCGAATACTACTTGTTTGCGACCAATCAGGCGGGTTATTTTTGGAGTAAAGACATGTCAGACTGGAAATTTGTATACGGAAGTTTTCAACGCAAACCCGCCGATGACGACCAATGCGCACCAGCCGCCTGGGTAGTCAATGATACCTTATTTTATGTAGGGTCTACCTGGAAAAGAGATCATCCCATCTGGAAAACTGCCGACCCAAAATCGGGACAATGGCTGCGACATGTAGATAAAGCGATGCTGCCAACCTGGGATCCTGCCATTTTTCAGGACGATGATAAAAAAGTGTACATGTATTATGGTTCAAGTGGAAAATTACCACTTGTAGGCGTAGAAGTAGATTATAACACCTGGCTTCCGAAAGGAAATCAGGCAGCTTACGAAAAACTGTACAAAGCCACCGAAGTAGAAGACATTCAGCGTGCTTATGGAGAAATCAAAGAAGTTGCTGGTTTAGATCCGGCCAATCATGGCTGGGAGCGTTTTGGTCCTAATAATGATATGGAACCGGCACCTTGGGGCAATTTTATAGAAGGAGCCTGGATGACCAAACACAATGGTAAATACTACATGCAATACGGAGCTCCTGCTACCGAATTTAAAGGTTATGCCAATGGGGTTCATGTTGGGAACAGCCCGTTAGGTCCCTTCACCTATCAAAAACACAATCCGATGTCATACAAGCCGGGAGGATTTGTAATTGGAGCAGGACACGGAAACACTTTTGCAGATAATTACGGCAATTACTGGAATACCGGAACCTGTAAAATTTCTATCAAAGATCGTTTCGAACGTCGCATTGACCTATTTCCTGCCGGATTTGATAAAGACGATGTGATGTATTCGATTACTTCTTATGGTGATTTTCCAATCGTTCTTCCCACCAAAAAACGCAATCAGGAAAAAGGAGCTTCTTCCGGCTGGATGCTGCTTTCGTATAAAAAGCCTGTCATCGTTTCCTCTTCAGAAGAATGTATGGAAGTAGAAACCCACAGGATGGATAATGGAGGCAAAAAAGTATACGAGAGGTTTTGTTACGGAGCTGTGAATTTAACCGATGAAAACATTCAAACTTACTGGTCTGCAAAAACAGCTGATCCGGGGGAATGGTTACAACTTGATTTAGGCAGACAAATGCAGATTAATGCCCTTCAAATCAACTATGCCGATCATAAAGCAACACAGTTCAATAAGGCAATGGACATTTATTATCAGTATAAAATCTTCATGTCAGATGACGCTGTAAACTGGAAATTGGTAGTTGATAAATCTAAAAATGCAAAGGACGTTCCGCATGATTATGTCGAGCTGACGAAAGCAATAAAAGCACGTTACATTAAAATGGTCAACGTTCATAATGCCTCCGGATTGTTTGCGATTTCAGATTTCAGAGTATTTGGAAACGGATTGACAGAAAAACCGCAACAAGTTCTTGATTTTAAAGTAGACAGAAATACTGCTGATGCAAGAAACGCTATGATTTCCTGGAAAAAACAGGCGAACGCTACCGGTTACAATATTTATTACGGAATTGCACCGGATAAATTGTATAACAGCATTATGGTTTACGACGAAAGTTCGTATGATTTTAGAGGCCTGGATAATGGAACCGCTTATTATTTTACAATTGAAGCCTTTAATGAAAACGGAATTGGGGCAAAGAATGAACTATTAGAAGTAAAATAA
- a CDS encoding glucoamylase family protein, with amino-acid sequence MVKISVLLLAFTFLSCNRQESKQTEEETSSTVKLTDDELLAVVQKETFKYFWDYAEPNSGLARERYHPDKIYPENDANIVTTGGSGFGLMAIVSGMSQGYVTREKGVERLNKIADFLGKADRFHGAWSHWIDGNTGKVKPFGTKDNGGDLVETSFLVAGMITVREYLKDGSEKEKAVAQKYDALWKGVDWQWYTNNKNVLYWHWSPTYNWQMNFALEGYNECLITYVMAASSPTHAIDAKAYHEGWARSGGIVSAKTKYNMPLILKHNGAEEFGGPLFWAHYSYVGLDPNQLTDKYANYWDLNVNQVKIDYQYCIENPGKFKGYGADYWGLTASYSRNPDGSIGYDAHMPSNDKGVISPTAAISSIVYTPKESIAVIRNLYENHKKETFGEAGFYDALSLQNNWVAKRYLAIDQGPEVVMIENYRTGLLWKLFMNAPEVKQGLIKLGFKSGKYGF; translated from the coding sequence ATGGTTAAAATTTCAGTTTTACTATTAGCTTTTACTTTTTTGAGCTGTAACAGACAAGAAAGCAAACAAACAGAAGAAGAAACATCGTCTACTGTAAAATTAACAGATGATGAGCTTTTAGCTGTGGTTCAAAAAGAGACGTTTAAATATTTTTGGGATTATGCTGAGCCAAATTCAGGATTGGCAAGAGAACGTTACCATCCGGATAAAATTTATCCTGAAAACGATGCAAATATTGTAACTACAGGTGGTTCAGGTTTTGGATTGATGGCTATTGTTTCCGGAATGTCACAAGGATATGTAACGAGAGAAAAAGGAGTTGAAAGACTGAACAAAATTGCTGATTTTTTAGGCAAAGCTGATCGTTTTCATGGAGCATGGTCGCACTGGATAGATGGAAATACAGGAAAAGTAAAACCTTTTGGAACCAAGGATAATGGTGGAGATCTAGTCGAAACATCATTTTTGGTTGCAGGAATGATTACCGTCCGCGAATATCTAAAAGACGGTTCAGAGAAAGAAAAAGCCGTAGCTCAAAAATACGATGCGCTTTGGAAAGGTGTAGACTGGCAGTGGTACACTAATAATAAAAATGTGTTGTACTGGCACTGGTCGCCAACTTACAACTGGCAAATGAATTTTGCTCTCGAAGGCTACAACGAATGTTTGATTACCTATGTCATGGCGGCATCTTCACCAACGCATGCAATCGATGCAAAAGCATATCACGAAGGCTGGGCGAGAAGCGGAGGAATAGTCTCCGCTAAAACCAAATACAATATGCCTCTAATTCTAAAACATAATGGAGCCGAGGAATTTGGCGGACCACTGTTCTGGGCACATTATTCGTATGTAGGACTTGATCCGAATCAACTGACAGACAAGTATGCCAATTATTGGGATCTGAATGTCAATCAGGTAAAAATTGATTACCAGTATTGCATTGAAAACCCGGGGAAATTTAAAGGATACGGAGCCGATTATTGGGGATTAACAGCATCTTATTCCAGAAACCCTGACGGATCTATTGGATACGATGCTCACATGCCAAGCAACGATAAAGGTGTTATCTCTCCAACGGCTGCCATTAGTTCAATTGTATATACGCCAAAAGAGTCCATCGCTGTAATTAGAAATTTATACGAAAATCATAAAAAAGAAACTTTTGGAGAGGCAGGATTCTATGATGCGTTAAGTCTGCAGAACAATTGGGTAGCAAAACGTTACCTGGCAATTGATCAGGGACCTGAAGTAGTAATGATTGAAAATTATCGTACCGGTTTGCTTTGGAAATTATTCATGAATGCGCCTGAAGTAAAACAAGGTTTGATTAAGCTTGGTTTTAAATCCGGAAAATACGGATTCTAG
- a CDS encoding RagB/SusD family nutrient uptake outer membrane protein produces MKRIYISMFVLSGLLFAGCADDFLDVSPTESIPSADVELVNNDAGASGFVTAIYNQFLGWDMSSFGWNAVTSIISDDADKGSDPGDTGADKDIIDALTYNASTPSFQSTWDAHYAGINRCNQALAIFPKLDKVTPALKVRLEGEAKFFRAFMYFTLVKGYGGVPIIDHLPIPGSEGDRIMQLTRKTPAEVYAFIEKDLNDAITNLPEKSAYAAEDKSRVSKGSAYALLAKVNLYQKNWQKVIENCDKVTGYSLVADYALQYKKAGEFGPESIFEINGIGSTSSPGFGIGNYSVSQAPRGAGGWGWGFNTPTQGLADAYEAGDVRRAATIIFRGSVLYDGRPVPATVANPMYNYKAYSSDFYNQEFTDTNLRYLRYAEVLLMKAEALNELGQTSAAIPLVNMIRKRAGLGDTPFTSQTDVRKAIWKERRLEMAFEHDRWFDLVRTGQAQAAMAADGKTFIVGKHELFPIPTTFLREAGGLSQQNPGGY; encoded by the coding sequence ATGAAAAGAATATATATATCAATGTTTGTACTGTCCGGGTTACTTTTTGCAGGATGTGCAGATGATTTTTTAGATGTAAGCCCTACAGAATCAATTCCGTCAGCAGATGTAGAGCTGGTAAATAACGATGCAGGAGCTTCAGGTTTTGTAACCGCAATTTACAATCAGTTTTTAGGATGGGATATGTCTTCTTTTGGATGGAATGCTGTTACGAGTATCATTTCTGATGATGCTGATAAAGGTTCTGATCCCGGAGACACCGGAGCAGATAAGGATATTATCGATGCTTTAACCTATAATGCTTCAACTCCTTCATTTCAATCTACCTGGGATGCTCATTATGCGGGAATTAACAGATGTAATCAGGCTTTGGCTATTTTTCCAAAATTGGATAAGGTGACACCGGCTTTAAAAGTAAGATTAGAAGGAGAAGCTAAATTTTTCAGAGCTTTTATGTATTTCACTTTAGTAAAAGGTTATGGAGGAGTTCCAATTATTGATCATTTGCCAATTCCGGGTTCAGAAGGGGATAGAATCATGCAGTTAACCCGTAAAACACCGGCTGAAGTTTACGCATTTATCGAAAAAGATTTGAATGATGCCATTACAAATTTGCCGGAGAAATCAGCTTATGCAGCAGAAGACAAAAGCCGTGTTTCTAAAGGTTCTGCTTATGCTTTATTAGCAAAAGTGAATTTATATCAAAAAAATTGGCAAAAAGTAATTGAGAATTGTGATAAAGTAACAGGATATTCTTTAGTAGCTGATTATGCGTTACAGTATAAAAAAGCAGGAGAATTTGGTCCGGAATCTATTTTTGAGATCAATGGAATTGGTTCAACTTCAAGCCCTGGTTTTGGAATTGGAAACTACTCTGTTTCTCAGGCACCACGTGGTGCAGGAGGATGGGGTTGGGGTTTCAATACGCCTACTCAGGGGTTAGCAGATGCTTATGAAGCAGGTGACGTAAGAAGAGCTGCAACTATTATTTTCAGAGGTTCAGTTTTATACGATGGAAGACCGGTACCGGCTACTGTAGCAAATCCAATGTACAATTACAAAGCTTACTCTTCAGATTTTTATAATCAGGAATTTACAGATACCAATCTTAGATATTTAAGATATGCTGAGGTATTGTTAATGAAGGCGGAAGCTTTGAATGAATTGGGACAAACATCAGCAGCAATTCCTTTAGTGAATATGATTCGTAAAAGAGCAGGTTTAGGCGATACTCCTTTTACTTCTCAAACAGATGTTAGAAAAGCAATCTGGAAAGAAAGAAGATTAGAAATGGCTTTCGAACATGACAGATGGTTTGACCTTGTGAGAACTGGACAGGCGCAGGCTGCTATGGCTGCCGACGGAAAAACGTTCATTGTTGGTAAACATGAGTTATTTCCAATTCCTACCACATTCTTAAGAGAAGCGGGTGGACTTTCACAACAAAATCCGGGAGGTTACTAA
- a CDS encoding SusC/RagA family TonB-linked outer membrane protein, translating into MKNFIFSFLALLLLPAYMSGQAIKGKVVDSNGMGVPGAIISASNSRVSADADFDGNFAINAKVGEILKISMLGFEPVSVAATSAPMTITLKESGDTVLKDVVVIGYGTRKKIDNTSAISSLKSEEITKMKVLNASQAIQGKAAGVQVSASDAPGSTPSVIIRGAGSALGGKNPLYVVDGMPTENINNINANDITSYEILKDASSLAIYGTRGANGVIMITTKSGKGKLTVDVESFAGIRTPLKKVRMANSDEYVRYSNIAYSGAFPQGRFSANQPYNTNWFDEITRTGSYTQNNIAISGSSDNVKYFFSVGNYEEKGILNRSDYGRTTIRNNNEFKISDKVRLTQNMSVSTIKNTPMPLSAFTNAYRQSPLVPVRYPDGKYGVPFVSNGVVAETGASFNNVANPVAQLDFTNERQETVILQGGLKLDYDIFKSLKFTSQFNGEFFTYKQYNYVDNLGLWLSGDPTRVVSGYDTKSLNTNTLTRGRDQYFNWNLSNYLTYNKVFAEIHDVEVTAGIEANVQGTREKLTIDRKNVNPNSNYWSLKDINVASSVTGYKDEALNQRRLASYFARFQYKLMDRYLLTGTVRRDGSSQFAEDKRWGTFPSVGLGWIISKESFLSNIETLNLLKLRGSWGRLGNQNIPLNTQVFTSGVDVPGLGSGITINSQIDPNLSWEIVEELSGGFDFELFANRLKGSFDLYDKKTTNTILNVKPYATSGYNISTYSHIGEVSNKGYEIALRWDDKISDNLSYWVGGNYSHNKNELTSLKNVQIAPTIGGSLGNGQNTKILDNTSVGQPLGSFYMYEFAGIDPSNGKMLYYTAVGDKVVQSALNERTDKKYVGTVLPTSTYGITLGVNYKNFDFSVDGYGTGGAKVYNGKKAQRFGGENIEASMARNFWTPTNTTASNPAPSNEIPYASTFFLESADYFRINNISLGYKLPLKEDLFFNYCRIYVNAINPFITQKYSGFSPDVVSDGKLVEGTQGVELDAYPSLRSFVIGANLKF; encoded by the coding sequence ATGAAAAATTTTATTTTTAGCTTTTTAGCGCTTTTGCTATTGCCGGCTTATATGTCTGGACAAGCAATTAAAGGAAAAGTAGTAGACAGTAATGGAATGGGAGTTCCCGGAGCAATTATATCTGCTTCAAACTCCAGAGTTTCTGCTGATGCTGATTTCGACGGAAATTTTGCCATAAATGCCAAAGTGGGGGAGATATTAAAGATCTCGATGTTGGGTTTTGAACCTGTTTCTGTGGCAGCAACTTCCGCACCAATGACTATTACTTTAAAAGAATCAGGTGATACTGTATTAAAAGATGTAGTTGTAATTGGATACGGAACAAGAAAGAAAATTGATAATACTTCAGCAATAAGCTCTCTTAAATCTGAAGAGATTACAAAAATGAAGGTACTAAATGCTTCTCAGGCCATACAAGGTAAGGCGGCAGGGGTTCAGGTATCTGCTTCAGATGCACCCGGAAGTACTCCATCGGTAATCATTAGAGGGGCCGGTAGTGCTTTGGGAGGAAAAAATCCTTTGTATGTAGTAGATGGTATGCCAACGGAGAATATCAATAACATTAATGCTAATGATATTACATCGTATGAGATTTTAAAAGATGCTTCTTCGTTAGCTATTTATGGTACAAGAGGTGCAAATGGTGTAATTATGATCACCACTAAATCCGGAAAAGGAAAACTTACAGTAGATGTAGAAAGCTTTGCCGGAATCAGAACTCCTTTGAAAAAGGTGAGAATGGCCAATAGTGACGAGTATGTTCGTTATAGTAATATTGCTTATAGTGGTGCTTTTCCACAAGGAAGATTTTCTGCCAATCAGCCTTACAATACCAATTGGTTTGATGAGATTACAAGAACTGGGTCTTATACTCAAAACAATATTGCCATTTCAGGATCTTCAGATAATGTAAAGTACTTTTTTAGTGTTGGAAATTACGAAGAAAAAGGAATTCTGAACCGATCTGATTATGGTAGAACTACAATTCGAAATAATAATGAGTTTAAAATTTCAGATAAAGTTAGATTAACTCAGAACATGAGTGTGAGTACGATAAAAAATACTCCAATGCCTTTAAGTGCTTTCACCAATGCTTACAGACAATCTCCTCTTGTTCCGGTACGTTATCCTGATGGAAAATATGGGGTACCGTTTGTTTCAAATGGAGTAGTTGCCGAAACAGGGGCATCTTTTAATAACGTTGCAAATCCTGTGGCTCAGTTGGATTTTACAAATGAGAGACAAGAAACTGTTATTTTACAAGGAGGTTTGAAATTGGATTATGATATTTTCAAATCGTTAAAATTCACCTCTCAGTTTAATGGGGAGTTTTTTACTTACAAACAGTATAATTATGTAGATAATTTAGGACTTTGGTTATCAGGAGATCCTACTCGTGTAGTATCAGGTTACGATACTAAAAGTTTAAATACAAATACTTTAACAAGAGGTAGGGATCAATATTTCAACTGGAATTTATCTAATTACCTGACGTATAATAAAGTTTTTGCAGAAATTCATGATGTTGAAGTTACTGCCGGTATAGAAGCCAACGTACAAGGAACCAGAGAAAAATTAACGATTGACAGAAAAAATGTAAATCCAAATTCAAACTACTGGTCTTTAAAAGATATTAATGTTGCAAGTTCAGTAACCGGCTATAAAGATGAAGCTTTAAATCAAAGAAGATTAGCTTCTTATTTTGCTCGTTTCCAGTACAAATTAATGGACCGATATTTACTTACAGGTACTGTAAGACGTGACGGATCGTCTCAGTTTGCTGAAGACAAACGTTGGGGAACATTCCCATCAGTTGGTTTAGGTTGGATTATATCAAAAGAAAGTTTTTTAAGCAATATCGAAACCCTTAATTTATTAAAATTAAGAGGTTCATGGGGTAGATTAGGAAATCAGAACATACCGTTAAACACTCAGGTTTTTACTTCAGGAGTTGATGTACCGGGTCTTGGCTCAGGAATAACGATCAATTCACAGATCGATCCTAATTTATCATGGGAAATTGTAGAAGAACTTTCAGGAGGATTTGATTTTGAATTGTTTGCTAACAGATTAAAAGGATCTTTTGATTTGTATGACAAAAAAACAACCAATACCATTTTAAATGTTAAACCTTATGCAACTTCAGGATACAATATTTCTACCTATTCACATATCGGAGAAGTATCAAACAAGGGGTATGAAATTGCTTTGCGTTGGGATGATAAAATTAGCGATAATTTAAGTTACTGGGTAGGGGGTAATTACTCTCACAATAAAAATGAACTTACAAGTCTGAAAAACGTCCAAATTGCTCCGACTATTGGAGGAAGTTTAGGGAATGGTCAAAACACTAAAATATTGGATAACACTTCAGTTGGACAGCCTTTAGGAAGTTTCTACATGTACGAGTTTGCGGGTATTGATCCGTCAAATGGTAAAATGTTATACTACACAGCAGTGGGAGATAAAGTAGTTCAGTCAGCATTAAACGAAAGAACCGATAAAAAGTATGTTGGAACAGTTTTACCAACTTCAACGTATGGAATTACTCTGGGAGTAAATTATAAAAACTTTGATTTTTCTGTTGACGGTTACGGAACAGGAGGAGCAAAAGTATACAATGGAAAAAAAGCACAGCGTTTTGGCGGTGAAAATATAGAAGCTTCTATGGCTCGTAATTTCTGGACACCAACTAACACAACTGCTTCAAATCCGGCGCCTTCGAATGAGATTCCTTATGCATCTACTTTCTTTTTGGAATCAGCAGATTACTTTAGAATCAACAACATTAGTTTAGGATACAAACTGCCATTAAAAGAAGATCTGTTCTTTAACTATTGCAGAATTTATGTAAACGCAATTAATCCGTTTATTACTCAAAAGTATTCAGGTTTTTCTCCTGATGTCGTTAGTGATGGTAAACTGGTTGAAGGTACTCAGGGTGTTGAGTTAGATGCTTACCCGTCATTGAGATCATTTGTTATCGGTGCTAATTTAAAATTTTAA
- the bglX gene encoding beta-glucosidase BglX, producing the protein MKNKLVLLFLGCAVLGYAQKKNTKNTVKIKPKSEFVAELLSKMTLDEKLGQLNLPTSGDITTGQANSSDVAKKIAEGKVGGLFNIKSVQKIREVQRIAVEKSRLKIPLIFGMDVIHGYETTFPIPLGLSCTWDMNLIERSARIAAQEASADGINWTFSPMVDVSRDPRWGRVSEGSGEDPYLGSQIAKAMVNGYQQNDLSKNNSIMACVKHFALYGAPEAGRDYNTVDMSHIRMFNDYFPPYKAAVDAGVGSVMASFNEIDGIPATGNKWLMTDVLRKQWGFKGFVVTDFTGIPEMIEHGMGDLQTVSALSLNAGVEMDMVGEGFLGTLKKSLDEKKVTIETIDNAVKLILEAKYDLGLFSDPYKYCDANRAKTEIFTANSRKEARSTAAQSLVLLKNQNQLLPLKKSGTIALIGPLADAKENMPGTWSVATRMENAISLLAGIKEVAGASTKVLYAKGSNLDYDEEFETKATMFGKTLHRDGRSKEELLAEALKVANQSDVIVAALGESAEMSGESSSRTNLEIPQAQKDLLNALLKTGKSVVLVLFDGRPLVIKEENETVPAILNVWFAGTEAGYAIADVLFGDVNPSGKLTSTFPRSVGQLPIYYAHKNTGRPLVNTEGKFEKFRSNYIDERNEPLFPFGFGLSYTTFEYSNLKISSDKMNSGEKLKVTVDVANTGKYDGKETVQLYIRDVVGSVTRPVRELKNFQKITLKKGEKQTVTFEITVEDLKFYNSALQFVAEPGQFDVFVGGNSNAEKKVSFVLTN; encoded by the coding sequence ATGAAGAACAAATTAGTCTTACTGTTTTTAGGATGTGCTGTTCTGGGTTATGCTCAGAAAAAGAACACTAAGAATACAGTAAAAATAAAACCAAAATCGGAGTTTGTAGCAGAGTTATTGTCAAAGATGACACTGGACGAAAAATTAGGGCAGCTTAATTTGCCAACCTCCGGAGATATTACTACAGGGCAGGCAAACAGCTCTGATGTGGCGAAAAAAATTGCTGAAGGTAAAGTTGGAGGTTTGTTCAATATTAAATCGGTTCAAAAAATTAGAGAAGTACAAAGAATAGCGGTGGAAAAAAGCCGTCTGAAAATTCCGTTGATTTTCGGAATGGACGTAATTCACGGTTACGAAACTACTTTCCCAATTCCATTAGGATTGTCTTGTACCTGGGACATGAATCTGATCGAAAGAAGTGCCAGAATTGCAGCTCAGGAAGCAAGTGCTGACGGAATCAACTGGACATTTTCTCCAATGGTTGACGTTTCGCGTGATCCGCGTTGGGGAAGAGTTTCTGAAGGTTCAGGAGAAGATCCGTATTTGGGAAGCCAGATCGCAAAAGCAATGGTAAACGGTTACCAGCAAAATGATCTTTCTAAAAACAATTCAATTATGGCCTGTGTAAAACACTTTGCTTTATACGGAGCGCCGGAAGCAGGTCGTGATTACAACACGGTTGATATGAGTCATATCCGAATGTTCAACGATTATTTTCCTCCATACAAAGCAGCTGTTGATGCAGGTGTAGGTTCTGTAATGGCCTCTTTCAATGAAATTGACGGAATTCCAGCAACTGGAAACAAATGGCTGATGACAGATGTTTTAAGAAAGCAATGGGGCTTTAAAGGTTTCGTAGTTACCGATTTTACAGGAATTCCTGAAATGATCGAGCACGGAATGGGAGATTTACAGACTGTTTCGGCATTGTCGTTAAATGCAGGTGTCGAAATGGATATGGTGGGTGAAGGTTTCTTAGGAACTTTGAAAAAATCGTTAGACGAGAAAAAAGTGACGATCGAAACGATCGATAATGCCGTTAAACTTATTCTGGAAGCAAAATACGATTTAGGTTTGTTTAGCGATCCTTATAAATATTGTGATGCTAATAGAGCAAAAACAGAAATTTTTACTGCAAACAGCAGAAAAGAAGCACGTTCGACAGCAGCACAATCATTGGTGTTGTTGAAAAACCAAAATCAATTGTTGCCACTTAAAAAATCAGGAACAATTGCTTTAATCGGCCCCTTGGCAGATGCCAAAGAAAACATGCCGGGAACCTGGAGTGTAGCGACAAGAATGGAAAATGCAATCTCACTTTTAGCAGGAATCAAAGAAGTGGCGGGAGCATCAACAAAAGTATTGTATGCAAAAGGAAGCAACTTAGATTACGATGAGGAGTTTGAAACCAAAGCTACCATGTTTGGTAAAACGTTGCACCGTGATGGACGTTCAAAAGAAGAATTACTGGCAGAAGCTTTAAAAGTAGCCAATCAGTCAGACGTAATTGTTGCGGCACTTGGAGAATCTGCAGAGATGAGCGGTGAATCAAGCAGTCGTACCAATCTGGAAATTCCACAAGCTCAAAAAGATTTATTAAACGCCTTACTAAAAACAGGAAAATCGGTTGTTTTAGTATTGTTTGACGGTCGTCCGTTAGTAATTAAAGAAGAGAACGAAACTGTTCCGGCTATTTTAAATGTTTGGTTCGCAGGTACAGAAGCAGGTTATGCTATTGCTGATGTTTTGTTTGGAGATGTAAACCCTTCAGGAAAACTAACATCAACCTTCCCAAGAAGTGTTGGTCAGCTGCCAATTTATTATGCGCATAAAAATACAGGAAGACCTCTGGTTAACACAGAAGGTAAATTCGAAAAGTTCAGGTCGAACTATATTGACGAAAGAAACGAGCCATTGTTTCCATTTGGTTTTGGGTTAAGTTATACCACTTTTGAGTATTCAAACCTGAAAATTTCATCTGATAAAATGAACTCAGGCGAAAAGCTAAAAGTAACGGTAGATGTGGCTAATACAGGAAAATATGATGGAAAAGAAACGGTTCAATTGTATATCAGAGATGTAGTAGGATCAGTTACAAGACCTGTAAGAGAACTTAAAAATTTCCAAAAAATAACTCTTAAAAAAGGAGAAAAACAAACCGTGACATTCGAGATCACTGTTGAAGATTTAAAATTTTATAACTCTGCTTTACAATTTGTGGCAGAACCTGGACAGTTTGATGTTTTCGTTGGTGGAAATTCAAATGCCGAAAAGAAAGTTAGTTTTGTATTAACTAATTAA